In the genome of Candidatus Neomarinimicrobiota bacterium, one region contains:
- a CDS encoding glycosyl transferase yields the protein MKFGHFNDAAREYVITDPRTPYPWINYLGNQDFFSLISNTAGGYTFCKDAKYRRLTRYRYNNVPIDDGGKYFYIKDGETVWSPGWKPVKTPLDDYSCRHGLSYSIISGEKNGIRAEVLYFVPLNSWAEVQKLTLKNTTGQTKSIKLFSLVEWCLWNAEDDMTNFQRNFSTGEVEIEGSAIYHKTEYKERRNHYAFYSVNAPIDGYDTDRESFTGLYNGFGAPDAVLEGTPRNSEAHGWSPIASHYLEQTLAPGETKELIFLLGYVENEPDDKWVSKGVINKRKARALMERIDSVKKVDTALQELRKYWDELLSVYTVDSGDEKLDRMVNIWNQYQCMVTFNLSRSASFFESGIGRGMGFRDSNQDLIGFVHQAPARARQRILDIAATQFEDGTAYHQYQPLTKEGNHDIGGNFNDDPLWLILSTTSYIKETGDFSILEEQVPFDNDESKAEPHFEHLKRSFYHTVNNLGPHGLPLIGRADWNDCLNLNCFSTDPNESFQTTNNKMSRTAESLMIAGQFVLYGGVFVELCRQIGRDTEAAEAQEHVDAMAEAIKEHGWDGKWFLRAYDYYGNKVGSHQNDEGKIFIESQGFCTMAGIGLDDGKARRALDSVEEHLDTEYGIVLNQPAFTEYYIEYGEISTYPAGYKENAGVFCHNNPWIMIGESLLGRGDRAFEYYRKIAPSYLEDISDLHKVEPYVYCQMIAGKDAYKPGEGKNSWLTGTAAWNYYAITQYILGIRPGYDGLTIEPCIPKEWNGFRVTRKFRGATYHISVVNGDNVSTGVKQVTIDGDPVDGNRLPLSESGSEHRVVVSLG from the coding sequence ATGAAATTCGGTCACTTTAACGATGCCGCCCGCGAATACGTAATCACGGATCCCCGGACACCCTATCCATGGATAAATTATCTGGGCAATCAGGATTTTTTCAGTCTCATCTCGAATACGGCAGGTGGGTACACGTTCTGCAAAGATGCCAAATATCGCCGGCTCACCCGCTACCGCTACAATAATGTCCCAATCGATGACGGCGGAAAATACTTCTACATCAAAGATGGCGAGACCGTCTGGTCTCCTGGCTGGAAGCCGGTGAAAACGCCGCTGGACGATTATAGCTGCCGCCACGGACTGAGTTATTCGATTATTTCGGGAGAAAAAAACGGTATCCGCGCGGAGGTGCTTTATTTTGTTCCGCTGAATTCCTGGGCGGAAGTACAGAAACTGACCCTGAAAAACACGACAGGCCAGACCAAATCGATAAAACTGTTTTCGTTGGTGGAATGGTGTCTCTGGAACGCCGAGGACGATATGACCAATTTCCAGCGAAATTTCTCCACAGGTGAGGTGGAAATCGAGGGCTCAGCGATTTATCACAAGACTGAATACAAAGAGCGCCGGAACCATTACGCGTTTTACTCGGTCAATGCGCCGATTGACGGATATGATACCGACCGGGAAAGTTTCACGGGGCTCTATAACGGATTTGGCGCCCCGGACGCGGTGCTGGAAGGAACGCCACGGAATTCCGAAGCCCACGGCTGGTCGCCCATTGCTTCCCACTATCTGGAACAGACGCTTGCTCCGGGTGAGACGAAAGAGTTAATCTTTCTCCTGGGATACGTGGAAAATGAGCCCGATGATAAATGGGTAAGCAAGGGCGTCATCAATAAACGAAAGGCCAGAGCGCTGATGGAGCGGATCGATTCGGTGAAGAAGGTTGATACCGCCCTGCAGGAACTCAGAAAGTACTGGGATGAGCTGCTCTCGGTTTATACAGTCGACAGCGGCGATGAAAAACTGGATCGGATGGTGAATATCTGGAATCAGTACCAGTGCATGGTCACGTTTAACTTGTCGCGAAGCGCTTCGTTTTTTGAATCCGGCATCGGCCGCGGCATGGGGTTCCGTGATTCCAATCAGGATCTGATCGGGTTTGTCCACCAGGCACCGGCCCGGGCCCGCCAGCGTATCCTGGATATTGCCGCCACACAATTCGAGGACGGTACCGCATATCACCAGTATCAGCCGCTGACCAAGGAAGGCAACCATGATATCGGCGGGAACTTTAACGATGATCCGCTGTGGCTGATTCTCTCGACCACCTCATACATCAAGGAGACCGGCGATTTTTCCATCCTGGAGGAGCAGGTGCCGTTCGATAATGACGAGAGTAAGGCAGAGCCCCATTTTGAGCACCTGAAACGGTCATTCTACCATACTGTGAATAACCTGGGCCCACATGGATTGCCGCTCATCGGCCGGGCAGACTGGAACGACTGCCTGAACCTGAACTGTTTTTCCACCGATCCCAACGAATCGTTCCAGACGACGAATAATAAGATGAGCCGCACCGCTGAATCGCTGATGATTGCCGGACAGTTTGTACTGTATGGTGGGGTCTTTGTTGAACTCTGCCGCCAGATCGGCCGGGATACGGAAGCTGCCGAAGCACAGGAACATGTGGACGCCATGGCGGAGGCAATCAAAGAGCACGGCTGGGACGGCAAATGGTTCTTGCGCGCGTACGATTATTACGGGAATAAAGTGGGCAGCCACCAGAACGACGAAGGGAAAATCTTCATCGAATCCCAGGGGTTCTGCACTATGGCCGGTATCGGCCTGGACGATGGGAAGGCCAGGCGGGCGCTGGATTCGGTAGAGGAGCATCTGGATACCGAATACGGTATCGTCCTGAATCAGCCGGCATTCACGGAGTATTACATCGAGTACGGAGAGATATCCACTTATCCGGCGGGATACAAAGAAAATGCCGGGGTCTTTTGTCATAACAATCCCTGGATTATGATCGGGGAATCGCTGCTCGGACGTGGCGATCGCGCTTTTGAGTATTACCGGAAAATTGCGCCGTCGTATCTCGAGGATATCAGCGATCTGCACAAGGTGGAACCGTACGTATATTGCCAGATGATTGCCGGAAAAGATGCCTACAAACCCGGTGAAGGAAAAAACTCCTGGCTCACCGGCACCGCGGCCTGGAATTACTATGCTATTACGCAGTACATCCTTGGAATCAGGCCCGGGTATGATGGCCTAACCATCGAACCGTGTATTCCCAAAGAGTGGAACGGCTTCCGCGTCACGCGGAAATTCCGTGGCGCCACCTATCATATATCTGTGGTGAACGGGGATAATGTTAGCACCGGGGTAAAGCAGGTTACGATTGACGGTGACCCCGTCGACGGGAATAGGCTTCCGTTGTCCGAATCCGGTAGCGAACACAGAGTTGTTGTATCGCTGGGATAA
- a CDS encoding sodium:solute symporter family protein — translation MDAIRLAFVDWVIIAVYFGFVLGIGYYLKRFTKNDEDFFLAGRKNSSWVAGLAFLSANMGALELLGMTGNTFKYGMYVAHFYWIGAIPAMLFLAIYMMPFYYSSKIKSIPGYLKLRFDEKTRVLNAISFGVMTLLVSGINLYAMALVLHTFLGWNWDISMWASAATVAAYVTLSGLMSAIFTEIVQFFLIWFGLFLVVILGIVEIGSMQEIFARVPESFNTLWSTSTDPTQNGMLVTWGGIVLGLGFVLSFGYWTTDFLVVQRAFSAKDLRSARMTPIIASFFKMALPFIVVVGGLIALVLSNDPGSGFQLLQDGGSINYDSALPMLIVRYYPNGLIGLGITALLAGFMAGQAGNISAFNTVWTYDIYKSVIKKDASSEHLLWMGRVATIAGIILSVVTAYWAKSMPTIMDYMQAIFSWVNAPLFATMLLGMFVKWITPNGAFWGLLVGMTASFTMWLGVRFGWIAESAITMSGVASDMAANFWRAWWAWLICFFVTIIISFFTKKKPHSELVGLVKGLTEEAETKDVKYYRKPEFYAIISVVVLVILNIIFW, via the coding sequence GTGGATGCCATACGGTTAGCGTTTGTTGACTGGGTAATTATTGCTGTCTATTTCGGATTCGTCCTTGGTATCGGCTATTATCTGAAGCGATTCACCAAAAACGACGAAGATTTTTTCCTGGCCGGCCGTAAAAACAGTTCATGGGTCGCCGGTTTGGCCTTTCTCTCGGCAAATATGGGGGCGTTGGAGCTCCTGGGGATGACCGGGAATACTTTCAAATACGGGATGTACGTGGCGCACTTCTATTGGATTGGCGCTATCCCGGCAATGCTGTTCCTGGCCATCTATATGATGCCGTTTTATTACAGCAGCAAAATCAAATCGATTCCCGGATATCTCAAACTCCGGTTCGATGAAAAGACACGCGTATTAAACGCTATTTCCTTTGGCGTAATGACGCTGCTGGTTTCCGGGATCAACCTGTATGCCATGGCACTGGTGCTCCACACCTTCCTGGGATGGAACTGGGATATTAGCATGTGGGCATCCGCGGCAACCGTTGCAGCGTATGTCACCCTGAGTGGACTGATGTCCGCCATTTTCACTGAAATTGTCCAGTTCTTTCTGATTTGGTTCGGGCTGTTCCTGGTGGTAATTCTCGGTATCGTAGAAATTGGCAGCATGCAGGAAATCTTTGCGCGGGTTCCCGAATCGTTCAATACCCTCTGGTCCACCTCAACCGATCCCACACAAAACGGGATGCTGGTGACCTGGGGGGGGATCGTTCTAGGGTTGGGCTTTGTTCTTTCATTCGGCTATTGGACCACTGATTTTCTGGTGGTGCAGCGTGCCTTTTCTGCCAAAGATTTGCGATCCGCCCGGATGACCCCGATTATCGCGTCGTTTTTCAAGATGGCCCTTCCGTTCATCGTCGTCGTTGGCGGCCTGATTGCACTGGTGTTGTCCAATGATCCGGGCAGCGGATTCCAGCTGTTGCAGGACGGGGGCAGCATTAATTATGATTCCGCACTTCCCATGTTGATTGTCCGGTATTATCCCAACGGGTTGATCGGACTGGGTATCACCGCCCTGCTTGCCGGATTTATGGCCGGACAGGCGGGGAATATCAGCGCGTTTAATACCGTCTGGACCTACGATATCTACAAATCAGTTATAAAAAAGGACGCGTCCAGTGAACACCTTCTCTGGATGGGGCGGGTTGCTACTATTGCAGGGATCATCCTGAGTGTTGTGACTGCGTACTGGGCCAAAAGTATGCCGACCATTATGGATTATATGCAGGCGATCTTTTCCTGGGTGAACGCCCCCCTCTTTGCCACCATGCTGCTGGGTATGTTCGTGAAATGGATTACGCCCAACGGCGCATTCTGGGGACTGCTGGTCGGTATGACGGCGTCTTTCACCATGTGGCTGGGTGTCCGGTTCGGCTGGATAGCAGAGAGCGCCATTACCATGTCCGGCGTTGCCAGTGATATGGCGGCCAACTTCTGGCGCGCCTGGTGGGCCTGGCTGATTTGCTTCTTTGTAACGATCATTATCAGCTTTTTTACCAAAAAGAAGCCACACAGCGAACTGGTCGGTCTCGTGAAGGGACTCACCGAAGAAGCGGAGACAAAGGACGTGAAATATTACCGCAAGCCTGAATTTTACGCGATCATTTCTGTGGTGGTTCTGGTTATTTTGAATATCATTTTCTGGTAA
- a CDS encoding glycoside hydrolase family 9 protein yields the protein MTDYLKTYVLYVILFLLGGTTQAGEPLLVVNQAGYLPTAEKFVYAVGPADSFMVHDATDGAIVYRGELTSSAGVDESTGLVINRGDFGPVNITGMYYITATDGSATGKFRIAGYVYSDVFRKALKGFYFQRCGTALEDPAAEVYKHSACHQDDATPHVSLRSDTHIESTGGWHDAGDYGKYMVPAGITVGTLLMAYDYFPDEFARDDIGIPESGNGIPDILDEIRCELEWTITMQRSDGGVYHKLTTQRFTGMVMPEPQDSLRYIYEVASAATADFAALTARAARTLAPFDQAFSERLQQSAIRAWNFLEANPDIVPRGGFHNPAGTNTGEYGDRDDSDERIWAAAELYETTGGKRYHRYFLDHFDDVKPMANNFTWNQVGTLGHLTYLWTSRQAADPEVKATLQSALREQCDAVIEIINRSGFRTAIAPGEFNWGSNSLAMNRAMLLLMGYETFDDSAYYNGALDQLNYILGTNAHEMTFLTGVGERSPMHIHHRQSAADGIVQPVPGLLAGGPNEDRQDRVLMERFTEDTPPALCYADSLDSYASNEIAINWNAPLVFVAGYFSSPK from the coding sequence ATGACCGATTATCTGAAAACGTATGTGCTGTATGTAATTTTATTCCTTCTCGGCGGGACGACTCAGGCAGGAGAGCCGTTGCTAGTCGTCAACCAGGCCGGATACCTCCCGACTGCCGAAAAGTTCGTATACGCTGTCGGCCCTGCCGATAGTTTTATGGTGCATGATGCAACGGACGGAGCAATTGTCTATCGCGGGGAATTGACCAGTTCGGCCGGGGTGGACGAATCGACCGGTTTAGTAATTAATCGCGGTGATTTTGGTCCGGTTAACATAACCGGCATGTACTATATAACTGCGACAGACGGATCAGCCACCGGAAAATTTCGTATTGCCGGATACGTATATTCCGACGTGTTTCGCAAAGCGCTGAAGGGATTTTACTTCCAGAGATGCGGAACAGCGCTGGAGGATCCGGCAGCGGAAGTGTATAAACATTCGGCCTGTCACCAGGATGATGCTACTCCACACGTATCCCTGAGGTCCGATACCCATATAGAATCCACAGGCGGATGGCATGACGCCGGCGACTACGGAAAATATATGGTTCCGGCAGGCATTACAGTCGGGACATTGCTCATGGCGTATGACTATTTCCCGGACGAGTTTGCCAGGGATGACATTGGCATCCCGGAGAGCGGAAACGGTATCCCGGATATCCTGGATGAGATCCGCTGCGAACTCGAATGGACCATAACGATGCAGCGCTCGGATGGCGGAGTGTACCACAAGTTGACGACCCAGCGGTTTACCGGAATGGTGATGCCGGAACCACAGGACAGCCTCCGGTACATTTATGAGGTCGCTTCTGCGGCGACGGCGGATTTTGCGGCATTGACAGCGAGAGCAGCGAGAACTTTGGCGCCCTTTGACCAGGCGTTTTCTGAGCGGCTCCAGCAGAGCGCCATTCGCGCATGGAATTTTTTGGAAGCCAATCCGGATATCGTGCCGAGAGGCGGATTTCACAATCCGGCCGGAACCAATACCGGAGAATACGGTGACAGAGACGACAGCGATGAGCGGATTTGGGCCGCAGCCGAATTATACGAGACCACAGGCGGGAAACGGTATCACCGCTATTTCCTGGACCATTTTGATGACGTTAAGCCCATGGCAAATAATTTTACCTGGAATCAGGTCGGAACACTGGGGCATCTCACGTATCTGTGGACATCCCGTCAAGCAGCCGATCCGGAAGTGAAAGCTACGCTTCAATCCGCACTCAGAGAGCAATGTGATGCTGTAATCGAAATCATCAACCGGAGCGGATTCCGCACGGCAATTGCTCCAGGTGAATTCAACTGGGGCAGTAATTCGCTGGCTATGAACCGGGCCATGCTCCTTCTTATGGGGTATGAAACGTTTGACGATTCCGCTTATTACAACGGTGCGCTGGATCAGCTTAATTATATCCTAGGCACAAATGCTCACGAAATGACATTTCTCACCGGAGTTGGCGAACGGTCACCGATGCATATCCATCACCGGCAATCCGCTGCTGATGGTATAGTCCAACCGGTTCCCGGCCTCCTGGCCGGCGGGCCAAACGAAGATCGGCAGGACCGCGTATTAATGGAAAGATTTACCGAAGACACACCGCCGGCATTGTGTTATGCGGATTCGTTGGACAGTTACGCATCCAACGAGATTGCCATCAACTGGAACGCACCGCTCGTGTTTGTTGCAGGCTATTTTAGTTCACCAAAATGA
- a CDS encoding cellulase family glycosylhydrolase, producing MNKLTRFITDIIMKRTLCYMAVSVAFVVSTVPANGFLHTEGAKIVNTEGEEVLLRGFGLGGWLVPEGYMLKVPGYGSPTTIRNRIIDLIGEDGAEEFYGIYRENYVAKQDIDTIASWGVNSIRLPMHYRLLSPEQGVYNEAGFGFIDSLLSWCESNQLYLILDMHCAPGGQNSDNISDSDGEAKLWTQPENQDHLVELWRTLADRYAGEEWIGGYDLINEPVMPDGYTNSDLRKLYLRLKNAVREVDTNHMIFIEGNWYATDFSEMTPPFDGNMVYAFHKYWNETNTASISQYLNIRKKWGVPLWLGESGENSNPWFYQTIALMEENNIGWNWWTHKKVDTHTSPYSVHRTEGYNDILDYWNGNAEKPGESVARQALVEFAHKFALDSCDFRPDVLAAIVNRESAAKPQPYTKLTLPGTISGVHYDIGMQGSAYYDTEYIKTRWDADQPWNKGYNYRNDGVDITEVEYDDELVYAIGHIEGGEWVTYTIDVPYDGEYDVACVIAGESAGGQLQLFLDGEPLTSQVDVPETGGWEEWKSLSLGEMELPAGEHTIKLLFHQGGFNFLRFRFTAKENDTFGAVDSHTLIGNNFPNPFNSETSIPILVSRESDAVVRVYDISGALVSTVFHGLLAEGEQTIMWDGQNNEGAPASSGIYFYELNIRGEKRVQDMLLVR from the coding sequence ATGAATAAACTCACACGATTTATTACGGATATCATTATGAAAAGAACATTGTGTTATATGGCAGTATCGGTCGCTTTTGTTGTAAGTACCGTACCGGCGAACGGGTTTCTCCATACCGAAGGGGCCAAAATTGTAAATACCGAGGGCGAGGAAGTTCTCTTACGGGGCTTCGGCCTCGGTGGATGGCTGGTGCCGGAGGGGTATATGTTAAAGGTCCCCGGATACGGTTCTCCGACTACTATCCGGAACAGGATCATTGACCTTATAGGAGAAGACGGCGCCGAAGAGTTTTACGGAATTTACCGGGAAAACTATGTGGCGAAGCAGGATATCGATACGATCGCTTCGTGGGGCGTAAATTCCATACGGCTCCCGATGCACTATCGATTACTGTCCCCGGAACAAGGAGTCTATAATGAAGCGGGATTTGGGTTTATCGACAGTCTGCTTTCCTGGTGTGAGTCCAACCAATTGTATTTGATACTGGATATGCACTGTGCGCCCGGCGGTCAAAATTCGGATAACATCAGCGATTCCGACGGTGAGGCCAAACTCTGGACGCAGCCGGAGAACCAGGACCATTTGGTGGAATTGTGGCGGACCCTGGCCGATCGATATGCCGGTGAAGAGTGGATAGGCGGGTATGATTTGATCAATGAACCGGTGATGCCGGACGGCTATACCAATTCGGATCTGCGGAAGCTCTATCTCCGGCTCAAGAATGCGGTGCGTGAGGTCGATACAAATCATATGATCTTCATTGAGGGGAACTGGTATGCCACGGATTTCAGTGAGATGACTCCACCGTTCGATGGGAATATGGTGTATGCGTTTCACAAATACTGGAACGAAACAAATACCGCCTCAATATCTCAATATCTGAATATCCGGAAAAAGTGGGGCGTTCCCCTGTGGCTGGGCGAATCCGGAGAGAACTCCAATCCATGGTTTTACCAAACCATTGCACTGATGGAAGAAAACAATATCGGCTGGAACTGGTGGACCCACAAAAAGGTGGATACCCATACCTCGCCGTATTCTGTCCATAGGACAGAGGGTTACAATGATATTCTGGATTATTGGAACGGAAACGCGGAAAAACCAGGTGAATCTGTAGCCCGGCAAGCACTGGTAGAATTTGCACACAAATTCGCGCTGGACAGTTGTGATTTTCGCCCGGATGTGCTGGCTGCGATCGTGAACCGTGAATCGGCAGCAAAACCACAGCCGTACACTAAACTTACTCTCCCGGGAACAATCTCCGGTGTCCACTATGATATCGGGATGCAGGGCAGCGCCTATTACGATACGGAATATATAAAGACCCGGTGGGATGCAGACCAGCCATGGAATAAGGGCTATAATTATCGTAATGACGGCGTCGATATCACCGAGGTGGAGTACGATGATGAGTTGGTGTACGCCATTGGCCATATTGAGGGCGGAGAATGGGTCACATACACCATAGATGTCCCATATGACGGGGAATATGATGTAGCGTGTGTAATCGCGGGTGAATCAGCTGGAGGGCAACTCCAGCTTTTTCTGGATGGGGAGCCGTTGACCTCACAGGTCGATGTTCCGGAGACAGGCGGCTGGGAGGAATGGAAATCGCTTTCGCTGGGAGAGATGGAACTGCCGGCTGGCGAGCATACGATAAAACTGCTTTTTCACCAGGGCGGATTTAATTTTCTCCGCTTCCGGTTCACGGCGAAAGAAAATGATACCTTCGGCGCGGTCGATTCCCATACGCTGATCGGAAATAATTTCCCAAATCCCTTTAATTCCGAGACCAGTATCCCGATATTAGTCTCAAGAGAATCTGATGCTGTGGTGAGGGTGTACGATATTTCAGGCGCTTTGGTCAGTACCGTGTTTCATGGATTATTGGCCGAAGGAGAGCAGACGATTATGTGGGATGGGCAAAACAACGAAGGGGCACCTGCCTCATCCGGAATATATTTTTATGAATTAAATATCAGGGGAGAAAAAAGAGTTCAGGATATGTTATTGGTTCGGTGA
- a CDS encoding glycoside hydrolase family 5 protein, whose amino-acid sequence MKRLIFLTIACLISSGGCSENLAGTEDTDSTEFIWPPAAEINASIGRAINLGNALEAPAEGEWGVTLQEEYFEVIDSAGFDAVRIPVRWSAHANVDSPYVIDEQFFRRVDWAVENAVDRNLVAIINIHHFEEIMTNPAANKARFLSLWRQIADRYSDYLPQLIFEILNEPNDQLTPDLWNRYLLDAYSIIRESNPKRALIIGTANWGGLGSLEQLEIPEEDEFIIVTFHYYEPFPFTHQGAEWVEGSDAWLNTEWTGNSAEIEKVRADFDRAAEWADSKGVSLFMGEFGAYSRAGLVSRVRWTNCIAREAESRGFSWAYWEFCSGFGVYDSDTGTWNKYLLEALIPEDQTE is encoded by the coding sequence ATGAAGCGTCTAATATTTCTCACAATTGCCTGCTTAATATCCAGCGGTGGATGTTCGGAAAATCTCGCCGGAACTGAAGACACGGATAGTACCGAATTCATCTGGCCACCAGCCGCCGAAATTAATGCATCCATAGGTCGAGCAATAAATTTAGGCAATGCCCTGGAGGCGCCTGCAGAAGGTGAATGGGGCGTGACTTTGCAGGAAGAATATTTCGAGGTTATCGACAGCGCAGGATTTGATGCCGTACGTATTCCGGTTCGCTGGTCAGCACACGCAAATGTCGATTCCCCGTACGTCATAGATGAGCAATTTTTCCGTCGGGTGGATTGGGCCGTGGAAAACGCAGTGGATCGAAACCTGGTCGCTATTATTAATATCCATCATTTTGAAGAGATTATGACAAATCCGGCCGCGAATAAAGCACGGTTTTTATCACTGTGGAGACAGATAGCCGATCGGTACAGCGATTACTTGCCTCAATTGATATTTGAAATCCTGAATGAGCCGAACGATCAGTTGACTCCGGACCTCTGGAATCGATATCTCCTGGATGCCTATTCGATTATACGGGAGTCTAATCCAAAGCGTGCTTTGATCATCGGGACAGCCAATTGGGGCGGCCTGGGAAGTCTGGAACAACTCGAGATCCCCGAGGAGGATGAATTTATCATTGTAACCTTCCACTACTACGAACCGTTCCCGTTCACCCACCAGGGGGCGGAATGGGTTGAGGGGAGTGATGCCTGGCTAAACACAGAGTGGACTGGGAACTCTGCAGAGATAGAGAAGGTACGCGCCGATTTTGACCGGGCTGCGGAGTGGGCAGATTCCAAAGGTGTATCTTTGTTTATGGGAGAATTCGGGGCGTATAGCCGGGCCGGATTAGTCTCCCGGGTGCGCTGGACCAACTGTATCGCCAGAGAAGCCGAAAGCCGAGGATTCAGCTGGGCCTACTGGGAATTCTGCTCTGGGTTCGGTGTTTACGATTCCGATACCGGCACCTGGAATAAATATCTTCTGGAAGCCTTAATACCTGAGGACCAAACAGAGTAA
- a CDS encoding MFS transporter, translated as MSDAKFKLPLKEKIGYGLGDTAANLVWRGVLAFLMIFYTDVFGISAAAAGVLLLVVRLSDGVTDVMMGMIADRTETRWGKFRPWILWSAPVLGLFMVLSFTTPNFGPTGKLIWAYATYLGLILAYTANNVPYSALMGVMTPDHEERASLSSFRFAGAFLGGIIMTGFLLDLVKYFGRGDQQKGYMYSTIIYAVLLVILMVITFLTTKERVAPQKIQKGHMKRDMIDLVKNMPFIILPLLTISAFVYYRNVTTGVILVAVLAGAYYFINKLINRPREETSGTQKDLVDVMQNKPWLILLCIGFLFNMFNSVKQGAIAYYFKHFANEPVLAGRYLLVLLIVSMVAAFLTGYLSKIFGKKRLFIGSMVLSGIFTGFIFYMGPDQITAVFVLGSISEFFAAILPVLYFTMLGDGADFSEWQNGRRATGLVYSAGTFVMKASGGFAGAVIGIVLANYGYDGQDPATISATIPGIKLLMSWIPTVFVFVAAGVFMFYPLTSEKMAEIEADLALRRERADSGIA; from the coding sequence ATGAGTGACGCCAAATTCAAACTTCCGCTGAAGGAAAAGATTGGGTACGGTCTGGGCGATACTGCCGCAAACCTGGTGTGGCGCGGCGTTTTGGCATTTTTAATGATTTTTTACACTGATGTCTTTGGCATCTCTGCAGCTGCGGCCGGTGTATTATTGCTGGTAGTGCGGCTGTCAGACGGCGTCACCGATGTCATGATGGGTATGATCGCCGACCGGACGGAAACGCGTTGGGGCAAATTCCGCCCGTGGATTCTCTGGTCTGCGCCGGTGCTTGGCCTGTTTATGGTGTTATCGTTTACGACGCCCAACTTTGGCCCCACCGGAAAACTCATCTGGGCGTATGCGACCTATCTCGGGCTCATTTTGGCCTATACGGCGAACAATGTACCATACTCTGCACTCATGGGAGTAATGACTCCGGACCACGAGGAGCGGGCAAGCCTATCCAGCTTCCGCTTTGCCGGAGCGTTCCTCGGCGGAATCATTATGACCGGTTTCTTGCTGGATTTGGTTAAATATTTTGGCCGGGGAGATCAGCAGAAGGGCTACATGTACTCGACGATAATCTACGCTGTGCTACTGGTAATCCTGATGGTAATCACCTTTTTAACCACCAAAGAGCGGGTTGCGCCACAAAAAATCCAAAAAGGCCACATGAAGCGGGATATGATTGATCTCGTGAAAAACATGCCCTTTATTATTCTGCCCCTACTGACGATTTCGGCCTTCGTGTACTATCGGAACGTTACCACCGGGGTGATTCTTGTTGCCGTGTTAGCCGGAGCATATTATTTCATTAATAAACTGATCAATCGCCCGCGGGAGGAGACCAGCGGAACCCAGAAGGATTTGGTGGACGTGATGCAGAATAAGCCGTGGCTCATTCTGCTGTGCATTGGATTTCTGTTTAACATGTTCAATTCGGTGAAGCAGGGAGCGATTGCATACTACTTTAAGCACTTTGCCAATGAGCCTGTGCTTGCCGGGCGATACCTGCTGGTGCTGCTGATCGTGTCTATGGTCGCGGCATTCCTCACCGGATATTTATCCAAAATCTTTGGCAAGAAGCGTCTGTTTATCGGATCGATGGTACTCAGCGGAATTTTCACTGGGTTCATATTTTATATGGGGCCGGATCAGATTACCGCCGTTTTTGTTCTGGGGAGTATATCCGAGTTTTTCGCGGCAATACTGCCGGTACTGTATTTCACTATGCTTGGTGATGGTGCAGATTTTTCCGAATGGCAAAATGGGCGCCGTGCCACAGGTCTCGTCTATTCTGCCGGAACATTTGTCATGAAGGCCAGCGGCGGGTTCGCCGGCGCGGTCATTGGCATAGTTTTGGCAAATTATGGGTATGACGGTCAGGATCCTGCGACAATTTCGGCAACGATTCCCGGGATCAAATTACTGATGAGCTGGATCCCGACTGTTTTTGTCTTTGTGGCAGCGGGCGTATTTATGTTCTATCCGCTAACGTCGGAAAAGATGGCGGAAATCGAGGCTGATTTGGCTCTTCGGAGGGAACGGGCGGATTCTGGGATTGCCTGA